A genome region from Brassica oleracea var. oleracea cultivar TO1000 chromosome C2, BOL, whole genome shotgun sequence includes the following:
- the LOC106325162 gene encoding transcription factor SPEECHLESS — protein sequence MQEIISDFLEECEFVDTSLAGDDLFAILESLEGAGEISSTPASTPRDGIASLNELVKDQIHETSSPKRNKRKRLETDKEEDEEEDGEGEGEGEEDNKQDGEQKMSHVTVERNRRKQMNEHLTVLRSLMPCFYVKRGDQASIIGGVVEYISELQQVLQSLEAKKQRKTYAEVLSPRLVSSPRPSPPVLSPRKPPLSPRINHLQIHHHLLPPISPRTPQPTSPYRAHPPQLPLIPQPPLRSYSSLASCSTLGDPLPYSPASSSSSPSVSSNHESSMINELVANSKSALADVEVKFSGANVLLKTVSHKIPGQVMKIIAALEDLALEILQVNINSVDETMLNSFTIKIGIECQLSAEELAQQVQQTFC from the exons ATGCAAGAGATAATATCGGATTTTCTTGAAGAGTGTGAATTCGTTGACACTTCACTAGCCGGTGATGATCTATTTGCTATCTTAGAGAGTCTTGAAGGCGCCGGAGAGATATCCTCCACGCCTGCATCTACACCTAGAGATGGAATCGCAAGTTTAAACGAGTTAGTAAAGGATCAAATCCATGAAACTTCATCTCCTAAGAGGAATAAGAGGAAAAGACTAGAAACCGACAAAGAAGAGGACGAAGAAGAAGACGGAGAAGGAGAAGGGGAAGGGGAGGAAGATAATAAGCAAGATGGGGAACAAAAGATGTCTCATGTAACCGTGGAACGTAACAGGAGAAAGCAAATGAATGAGCACTTGACGGTTCTACGCTCTCTTATGCCTTGTTTCTACGTCAAACGG GGGGACCAAGCATCGATTATAGGAGGAGTTGTGGAATACATAAGCGAGCTACAACAAGTTCTTCAATCTTTAGAAGCCAAGAAACAACGTAAGACCTACGCGGAAGTCCTAAGCCCGAGACTAGTCTCGAGCCCTCGTCCTTCACCGCCTGTCCTAAGCCCGCGAAAACCGCCTCTTAGTCCGCGCATCAACCACCTTCAGATCCACCACCACCTCCTCCCTCCCATAAGCCCTCGAACCCCTCAGCCCACAAGCCCATACCGAGCCCATCCGCCGCAACTACCACTCATCCCACAGCCTCCTCTTCGTTCTTACAGCTCATTGGCAAGTTGTAGCACCTTAGGGGATCCACTTCCATACTCTCCAGCTTCATCTTCTTCCTCTCCTTCAGTTAGTAGTAACCATGAGAGTAGTATGATAAATGAGCTCGTTGCTAACTCAAAGTCGGCTTTGGCTGACGTGGAAGTTAAGTTCTCAGGAGCTAATGTGCTACTTAAAACGGTGTCGCATAAGATCCCTGGACAGGTTATGAAGATAATCGCTGCTCTTGAGGATTTGGCTCTCGAGATTCTTCAGGTTAATATTAACTCGGTCGACGAAACCATGCTTAATTCTTTCACCATCAAG